The following are from one region of the Pseudodesulfovibrio piezophilus C1TLV30 genome:
- a CDS encoding acetate/propionate family kinase: protein MKVLVINSGSSSIKYQLLDTETEAVMVNGLVERIGEEVGDLKNKAFPGTENEVVTEIQQPIPDHNTGMRLAIELITDPEKGVLKDKGEIGAIGHRVVHGGEDFHKSTVITDEVIAAIEACVPLAPLHNSANLDGIRVAMELFPEAPQVAVFDTAFHQTIPAHAYMYALPYALYEENRIRRYGFHGTSHKFVAGEMARLLGKPLEETNMVTVHLGNGGSITAVENGQSVDTSMGMTPLEGLVMGTRSGDVDPAVHTFLARNKGMDIEQIDTLLNKESGLKGLCGMNDMRDIHAAIEKGDKHAEIALGVQTYRNRKYIGAYMAVLGRVDAIVFTAGIGENDDIVRRESLKDLEAFGVEIDQDANAKRGKEPFKISTEASKVAVWVIPTNEELAIAREAREVLSK from the coding sequence ATGAAAGTTCTGGTTATCAACTCTGGCAGTTCATCAATCAAATACCAGTTGCTCGACACCGAGACCGAAGCGGTCATGGTCAATGGACTGGTTGAGAGGATCGGCGAAGAGGTGGGCGACCTGAAAAACAAGGCCTTCCCTGGCACCGAAAATGAAGTGGTGACAGAAATTCAACAGCCCATTCCGGATCACAACACTGGAATGCGTCTGGCCATTGAGCTGATCACTGACCCCGAGAAGGGAGTGCTCAAGGATAAAGGCGAGATCGGCGCAATCGGTCACCGAGTCGTGCATGGTGGTGAGGATTTTCACAAGTCCACTGTGATTACCGACGAAGTTATTGCTGCTATTGAAGCCTGTGTTCCACTGGCTCCGTTGCATAACTCCGCGAATCTGGATGGTATCCGGGTGGCAATGGAATTGTTCCCTGAAGCTCCTCAGGTCGCTGTCTTCGATACTGCTTTCCATCAGACCATTCCAGCCCATGCCTACATGTATGCTTTGCCTTACGCCCTGTACGAGGAGAATCGTATCCGTCGCTATGGTTTCCACGGAACTTCCCACAAGTTCGTTGCCGGTGAAATGGCTCGTCTGCTTGGCAAGCCTCTGGAAGAAACCAACATGGTGACAGTTCACCTGGGTAACGGCGGTTCCATCACTGCTGTCGAAAACGGTCAGTCCGTTGATACTTCCATGGGCATGACGCCGCTGGAAGGGCTGGTCATGGGAACTCGGTCAGGTGATGTTGACCCCGCTGTCCATACTTTTCTGGCTCGGAATAAAGGGATGGACATTGAGCAGATCGACACCTTGTTGAACAAGGAATCCGGCCTCAAGGGACTGTGTGGAATGAATGACATGCGTGATATCCACGCTGCCATTGAAAAAGGTGACAAACACGCCGAGATCGCTCTTGGGGTGCAGACATATAGAAATCGTAAGTATATTGGCGCGTACATGGCTGTTCTTGGTCGTGTTGATGCAATCGTCTTTACCGCCGGTATCGGTGAGAATGATGATATCGTGCGTCGTGAGTCATTGAAAGACCTGGAGGCTTTCGGTGTCGAGATCGACCAGGATGCCAATGCCAAACGTGGAAAGGAACCATTCAAGATTAGCACTGAGGCTAGTAAGGTTGCTGTCTGGGTGATTCCTACCAATGAAGAACTCGCTATCGCGAGGGAAGCTCGAGAAGTCCTGAGCAAGTAA